The Flavobacterium praedii genome window below encodes:
- a CDS encoding FecR family protein, whose protein sequence is MKKNYLLSKWLNNDLTASELADFKTDPDFEKYEKIKKYSAELKVADFDEDAVLKNIISHKKIEPKVIPLYKNWMFKVASIVLIALSITIVVRNFRSQSQLALNGKRTTFSLPDDSEVVLNAGSEIEFRKWNWSHNRKLELQGEAYFKVAKGKKFEVVTHLGKVTVLGTQFNVKARNNRFDITCYEGRVKINYKNLETIITPGKRVTFENGKQINSTLNTTKPEWLENQVSFEHENLRNILEEVQRQYNITIIVKDKLPNELFTGKLPTDNLDVAIKIIATTYHLEPNRITANKIILE, encoded by the coding sequence ATGAAAAAAAACTACCTTTTATCAAAATGGTTAAATAACGATTTAACAGCTTCTGAATTGGCTGATTTTAAAACTGATCCAGATTTTGAAAAATATGAAAAAATTAAAAAATATTCGGCTGAATTAAAAGTAGCTGATTTTGACGAAGATGCTGTTTTAAAAAATATTATTAGCCATAAAAAAATAGAACCAAAAGTTATACCATTGTATAAAAACTGGATGTTTAAAGTTGCTTCTATAGTGTTGATTGCCTTAAGTATAACAATCGTGGTGCGAAATTTTAGATCACAATCGCAACTAGCTCTAAATGGAAAAAGAACCACATTCTCCTTGCCAGATGACTCGGAAGTAGTTTTGAATGCAGGTTCCGAAATTGAATTTAGAAAATGGAATTGGAGTCATAACAGAAAACTGGAACTTCAAGGAGAAGCCTACTTTAAAGTAGCGAAAGGCAAAAAATTTGAAGTGGTGACCCACTTAGGAAAAGTAACCGTTCTAGGTACGCAATTTAATGTAAAAGCAAGAAATAATCGTTTTGATATAACTTGCTATGAAGGAAGAGTAAAAATAAACTACAAAAACTTAGAAACCATTATAACCCCTGGAAAAAGGGTGACTTTCGAAAACGGAAAACAGATCAATAGCACTCTAAATACGACAAAACCAGAATGGCTTGAAAATCAGGTTTCCTTTGAGCATGAAAATTTGCGCAATATCTTAGAAGAAGTTCAAAGGCAATATAATATTACAATAATCGTAAAAGACAAACTACCGAATGAATTGTTTACGGGTAAATTGCCAACAGATAATCTCGATGTTGCTATTAAAATCATAGCAACGACTTATCATTTGGAACCAAATAGGATTACAGCAAACAAGATAATACTTGAATGA
- a CDS encoding secretion protein yields the protein MKTILKLSLVVLVAMTTMNTYAIDGDFLLNVKKGTGKEISFSVNEIQQANVTIYDKLHNEIYSEVATGKAGIMKTYSLEEFPDGVYFLEVETNLKKVTHEIVISKDVPSLSRKAIAEVYKGNLKMKNQNVVTLN from the coding sequence ATGAAAACGATTTTAAAATTAAGTTTAGTAGTATTAGTAGCAATGACTACCATGAATACTTACGCAATTGATGGTGATTTTTTACTAAATGTAAAAAAAGGAACAGGAAAAGAAATTAGTTTTTCGGTAAATGAGATTCAGCAAGCAAATGTAACTATATATGATAAATTGCATAACGAAATTTATTCTGAGGTTGCTACCGGTAAAGCTGGTATTATGAAAACCTATAGTCTTGAGGAATTTCCTGATGGTGTTTATTTTTTGGAAGTGGAAACAAACCTAAAAAAAGTAACACACGAAATTGTGATCTCAAAAGATGTGCCTTCATTATCTAGAAAAGCTATTGCAGAAGTGTATAAAGGTAATCTAAAAATGAAAAATCAAAATGTAGTAACTTTGAATTAA
- a CDS encoding EamA family transporter, whose amino-acid sequence MIKNQVLKGTFLVGLGATSYGMLATFVKMAYAEGYTTAEVTIAQFILGIIGILIINAFQKSNNTDEVVKPTPKNIFQLMIAGTSLGLTSVFYYMAVKYIPVSIAIVLLMQTVWIGLLLEMILERKIPSTQKIIAALIVLMGTLLATNILKNEIQLDWRGIILGLLAASSFTTTMFTANRVGLGISNAKRSLFMLLGGLTIVIGFAIATQTTPFNFAIFLKWGIIVSLFGTIIPPMLMNAGFPLTGIGLGSIVSAIELPVSVMMAYFLLNEEVVFIQWIGILLILVAIIIMNVKFKKQQPY is encoded by the coding sequence ATGATAAAGAATCAAGTATTAAAAGGAACTTTTTTGGTAGGATTAGGCGCTACAAGCTATGGCATGCTGGCAACTTTTGTAAAAATGGCTTATGCCGAAGGTTATACCACAGCAGAAGTAACAATTGCTCAATTTATATTAGGGATCATTGGTATATTAATCATAAATGCATTCCAAAAATCTAACAATACTGATGAAGTTGTAAAACCTACTCCAAAGAACATTTTTCAATTAATGATAGCTGGTACTTCACTGGGATTGACCAGTGTTTTTTATTACATGGCCGTTAAATACATTCCTGTTTCTATTGCCATTGTTTTGTTAATGCAAACTGTTTGGATTGGCCTATTATTAGAAATGATATTAGAAAGAAAAATTCCATCCACACAAAAAATAATTGCCGCTTTAATTGTCTTAATGGGTACCCTTTTGGCGACAAACATTTTGAAAAATGAAATCCAATTGGATTGGCGTGGAATTATCTTAGGACTGTTAGCCGCCTCTTCATTTACTACTACAATGTTTACAGCCAATCGCGTTGGACTTGGAATTTCGAATGCAAAACGCAGTTTATTCATGCTTTTAGGTGGTCTCACTATTGTAATTGGTTTTGCAATTGCCACACAAACCACTCCATTTAATTTTGCCATATTCCTTAAATGGGGAATAATAGTATCGCTTTTTGGGACTATTATTCCGCCAATGCTTATGAATGCAGGTTTTCCGTTAACAGGAATTGGACTCGGCAGTATTGTTTCGGCTATAGAATTACCTGTATCTGTTATGATGGCTTACTTTCTGTTAAATGAAGAAGTGGTATTTATTCAATGGATAGGAATTCTCCTTATACTAGTTGCTATAATAATAATGAATGTAAAATTTAAAAAACAGCAACCATACTGA
- a CDS encoding OB-fold protein, translated as MKNSKKIILLSLLALVLLGFTSYNYVMHGGARDLASEDTAYSVSSKSIIEEFVSNIETSNSKYLEKPIAISGTITAITGREVIIDNSIICNLKNPDISITKNQNVTIKGRVIGYDDLMLELKLDQCFVINN; from the coding sequence ATGAAAAACAGTAAAAAAATAATACTCCTCTCATTACTTGCACTTGTTCTATTGGGATTTACAAGTTATAATTATGTAATGCATGGCGGTGCAAGAGATTTAGCTTCCGAAGATACTGCCTATTCTGTTAGCTCAAAAAGTATAATTGAAGAATTTGTATCTAATATAGAAACTTCCAATTCAAAATACCTTGAGAAACCAATTGCCATTTCGGGAACCATTACGGCTATTACAGGTCGTGAAGTCATCATTGACAATTCAATTATTTGCAATTTAAAAAACCCTGATATTAGTATTACAAAAAATCAAAATGTGACTATAAAAGGAAGAGTAATAGGTTATGATGACTTAATGCTAGAATTAAAATTAGATCAATGTTTTGTCATTAACAACTAA
- a CDS encoding RNA polymerase sigma factor — protein MLKDYNSNTCDEIIFSSFFKNQAKSLRNFLFYKFGNMEQAEDLTQEAFIKLWQNCASVPIEKAKSYLYTIANNSSLNEIKHQKVVLAYEKQNTGLDKTNENPEYILEEKQFKSKLLKAIEDLNETQRVAFLMHRIDGKKYTEIAQELNISVKAVEKRIHLALVALKKTIDLK, from the coding sequence ATGCTAAAAGATTACAATTCAAATACTTGTGATGAAATTATTTTTTCATCTTTTTTTAAAAATCAAGCAAAATCACTTCGGAATTTTCTTTTCTACAAGTTTGGAAATATGGAACAAGCTGAAGATTTGACTCAAGAAGCCTTCATTAAACTATGGCAAAATTGTGCTTCAGTGCCTATTGAAAAAGCAAAATCATACCTTTATACGATAGCGAATAATAGTTCTCTTAATGAAATTAAACATCAAAAAGTAGTCTTAGCCTATGAAAAACAAAATACAGGACTTGATAAAACAAACGAAAATCCTGAATATATTCTAGAGGAAAAACAATTTAAATCCAAACTATTAAAAGCTATTGAAGATTTAAACGAAACACAGCGAGTTGCGTTCTTAATGCATCGCATAGATGGGAAAAAGTATACTGAAATTGCTCAAGAATTAAATATAAGTGTTAAAGCTGTAGAAAAAAGAATTCATTTAGCTTTAGTAGCCTTAAAAAAAACAATAGATTTAAAGTAG
- a CDS encoding TonB-dependent receptor → MLSRKHFHILFFCFVFVTALHAQDKNKAIALKTILESIEKQHHVSINYLENDITGIRIVPPKKSLSLDMKINYLQKKTNLQFDKLDKLFYTISSKKETAIICGTIYNKSDNSPIAGVNIQSSIGTHAVTNNNGYFEINGETSTFITISYIGYTTQKIVLQEQTNAKKSNKDCFKINLEVEILNLDSVIANHYLASGISKTNDGKFEIKPKKLGILPGLIEPDVLQTMLQIPGVYSTDESLASINVRGGTNDQNLFLWNGIKMYQTGHFFGLISAFNPYLPHTISISKNGSSPFYGESVSSVVDISSDQQQLKKPSFSAGINMINADVYFKFNLNKKGFIEMASRRSITDLAHTPTYDSYYNKAFQNTTITNYTTKQNVDFNSEEKFKFYDISLKYLQNIGEKDQLNIDLITINDQLNVFQKSTTDNVYQSENNLLIQKNHGANLSWTRNWSPKNSTKINAFISSYELDAETSKIQSSQTVKQENLMLDDGLKIENNHQISSKFSINEGYQFEEMGATNLDAVNNPLYYRKRKQVLRTHALIAEGKYNDPIKKITLNTGIRANYIEEFKKTLIEPRLQFNYEMAPNLNLEVLGEFKSQNTFQVIDLQQDYFGIEKRRWILSNNNSIPIQKSKQASIGLSFAKNHWLLSLDNFYKTVNGINSSSQGFQNQLELVKINGDYIVWGGEMLIQKKINHFTTWLSYTYNENNYHFLDINQNVFPNNFELSHFVSWAGTYEIKKLKIALGSKWHSGKPETTPLTNVIDNSNTSNPKINYNFPNNKNLNDFFQINFSATYKWETFNETIYNLGFSVINVTNRKNEINEFYRINSTTNTIEDVKNYSLDRTFNVSFRVSF, encoded by the coding sequence ATGCTTTCTAGAAAACATTTTCACATTTTATTTTTCTGCTTTGTTTTTGTCACGGCTTTACATGCCCAAGACAAAAACAAAGCTATTGCATTAAAGACAATCCTCGAGTCAATTGAGAAACAACATCATGTGTCTATCAATTATCTAGAGAATGATATTACTGGAATTAGAATAGTGCCTCCAAAAAAGTCATTGTCTTTGGATATGAAGATCAATTATCTTCAAAAAAAAACGAATCTCCAATTTGATAAATTAGACAAACTTTTCTATACCATTTCAAGCAAAAAAGAAACAGCTATTATATGTGGGACCATTTATAATAAATCTGATAATTCACCAATTGCGGGTGTAAACATACAATCCTCAATAGGAACCCATGCCGTAACCAATAACAATGGATACTTTGAAATAAATGGAGAAACTTCAACTTTTATTACTATAAGTTACATTGGATATACCACACAAAAAATTGTTCTTCAAGAACAAACGAATGCAAAAAAATCCAATAAGGATTGCTTTAAAATAAATCTTGAGGTCGAAATTTTAAATTTAGACAGTGTAATTGCAAATCATTATTTGGCCTCAGGTATTTCAAAAACAAACGATGGAAAATTCGAAATAAAACCCAAAAAACTTGGAATTTTACCTGGCTTAATTGAGCCCGATGTATTGCAAACCATGCTGCAAATCCCAGGAGTTTATAGCACCGATGAAAGTCTTGCTAGTATAAATGTAAGAGGCGGAACAAACGATCAAAATTTATTTTTATGGAATGGAATTAAAATGTACCAAACTGGGCATTTTTTTGGATTAATTTCGGCCTTCAATCCTTATTTACCACATACAATTTCTATTTCAAAAAACGGAAGTTCCCCTTTTTACGGAGAAAGCGTTTCAAGTGTTGTCGATATATCTTCGGACCAACAGCAACTAAAAAAACCTAGTTTTAGTGCGGGAATAAACATGATAAACGCAGATGTTTATTTTAAATTTAACCTAAATAAAAAAGGTTTTATAGAAATGGCTTCGAGACGTTCGATCACAGATTTGGCGCATACTCCAACGTATGATTCCTATTACAACAAAGCATTTCAGAACACAACGATCACTAATTATACAACAAAACAAAATGTAGATTTCAATAGCGAGGAAAAATTTAAATTTTATGATATTTCATTAAAATATTTACAAAATATTGGAGAAAAAGACCAACTCAATATTGATCTTATCACAATAAATGATCAACTTAATGTATTTCAAAAGTCAACCACTGACAATGTTTATCAATCGGAGAATAACCTATTAATTCAAAAAAACCACGGAGCAAATCTTTCTTGGACCAGAAACTGGAGTCCTAAAAATAGTACTAAAATTAACGCATTCATCTCCTCCTACGAACTTGATGCTGAAACTAGTAAAATACAAAGTTCTCAAACGGTTAAACAAGAAAATTTGATGCTAGATGATGGTTTAAAAATAGAAAATAACCATCAAATTAGTTCAAAATTTAGTATCAATGAAGGATACCAATTTGAGGAGATGGGAGCAACAAATTTAGATGCAGTAAACAATCCTCTCTATTATAGAAAAAGGAAACAAGTACTTCGAACGCATGCTTTAATTGCCGAAGGAAAATACAATGACCCAATAAAGAAAATAACATTAAACACAGGAATTCGAGCTAATTATATAGAAGAATTTAAAAAAACACTAATTGAGCCCCGATTACAGTTCAATTATGAGATGGCTCCAAATTTAAATTTAGAAGTTCTTGGCGAATTCAAAAGTCAAAATACCTTTCAAGTAATTGATCTTCAACAAGATTATTTTGGAATAGAAAAAAGACGTTGGATCTTATCTAATAACAACAGCATTCCGATTCAAAAAAGCAAACAAGCCTCAATAGGACTGTCTTTTGCAAAGAATCATTGGTTGTTGAGTTTAGACAATTTTTATAAAACAGTAAATGGGATTAACAGTTCAAGCCAAGGTTTTCAAAACCAGTTGGAACTTGTAAAAATCAATGGAGACTATATTGTATGGGGGGGGGAAATGCTTATTCAAAAGAAGATTAATCATTTTACAACTTGGTTAAGCTACACTTACAATGAAAATAACTATCACTTTTTGGATATAAACCAAAATGTATTTCCTAATAATTTTGAACTTAGCCATTTTGTATCATGGGCTGGAACTTATGAAATTAAAAAATTAAAAATAGCGTTAGGTTCAAAGTGGCATTCCGGAAAACCAGAAACAACTCCCTTGACGAATGTAATAGACAATAGCAATACATCAAATCCAAAGATTAACTATAACTTTCCTAACAATAAAAATTTGAATGACTTTTTTCAGATTAACTTTTCGGCTACCTACAAATGGGAAACATTTAATGAAACAATATATAATTTAGGTTTTTCTGTTATAAATGTGACCAATCGAAAAAATGAAATCAACGAATTTTACCGAATAAATTCGACTACAAATACCATCGAAGATGTAAAAAATTATTCCTTAGATCGCACTTTTAATGTCAGTTTTAGAGTTTCATTTTAA
- a CDS encoding DUF5777 family beta-barrel protein, with amino-acid sequence MNLKTFLLPVLLFLFFQNVNAQDDLLGQLDVKSDQKELATAAFKALQICNMQSTKLPVKGEFYFLVSHRFGDLTEGLQNFFGLDEANTKIGGIYGIANWLSIGASRHTDKKIYEVGLKYKLANQMIGGFPVTIVGYNTVDVNSELDKANYPQLQFNNRLAFSSQLLISRKFTESLSFEIAPIYIHKNLYDNKNEYADLILLSYGARYKLTKRLSANVEYGSRISAMDGFLDTKYHNPISAGLDIETGGHVFQLVFSNSQAMNDVSFFSNASGAWKGKGIYFGFNMYRVF; translated from the coding sequence ATGAATCTTAAAACCTTTTTGCTTCCCGTTCTACTATTTCTATTTTTTCAAAACGTAAATGCTCAAGATGATTTACTCGGTCAATTAGATGTAAAATCAGATCAGAAAGAATTAGCGACAGCTGCATTCAAAGCATTACAAATATGCAATATGCAATCGACAAAATTACCCGTAAAAGGAGAGTTTTACTTCCTAGTTTCGCATCGCTTTGGTGATTTAACAGAGGGACTTCAAAACTTTTTTGGATTGGATGAAGCCAATACTAAAATAGGGGGAATCTATGGAATTGCCAATTGGCTTTCTATAGGTGCCTCAAGACACACTGATAAAAAAATATATGAAGTAGGCTTAAAATACAAACTTGCGAATCAAATGATTGGAGGGTTTCCGGTTACAATTGTAGGGTATAATACAGTTGATGTTAATAGTGAACTTGACAAAGCTAATTATCCTCAATTGCAGTTTAATAATCGATTGGCTTTCTCTTCACAATTATTAATTTCCAGAAAATTTACTGAATCCTTATCGTTTGAAATAGCGCCAATTTACATTCATAAAAATCTGTATGACAATAAGAATGAATATGCAGACTTAATCCTATTGAGCTACGGTGCAAGATACAAATTAACAAAAAGATTAAGTGCAAACGTAGAATATGGATCTCGTATAAGTGCTATGGATGGCTTTTTGGATACAAAATACCACAATCCAATAAGTGCAGGTTTAGATATCGAAACTGGCGGTCATGTTTTTCAATTGGTTTTTTCAAACAGTCAAGCAATGAACGATGTTTCCTTTTTTTCTAATGCAAGTGGAGCCTGGAAAGGAAAAGGAATTTACTTTGGATTTAATATGTATCGCGTTTTTTAA
- a CDS encoding DUF2721 domain-containing protein encodes MTLHIETPALLFSATSLILLAYTNRFLTVATIIRGLKKAYKEKENSMILLEIKNLNIRLTLIRYMQMAGVMSLFLSVFTMLVLFLDHQVAGIYLFAASLLSLLTSLALCFWEINISVDALRLHLSDLTHKELEKTHHPTIIDK; translated from the coding sequence ATGACACTTCACATTGAAACTCCTGCTTTATTATTTTCAGCAACATCATTGATTCTATTGGCTTATACTAATCGTTTTTTGACGGTTGCTACTATTATCAGAGGCTTGAAAAAAGCATATAAAGAAAAAGAAAATAGCATGATATTGCTTGAAATAAAGAACCTTAACATTAGACTCACCCTTATACGTTACATGCAAATGGCTGGTGTAATGAGTCTTTTTCTATCGGTTTTCACTATGTTGGTTTTATTTTTGGACCATCAGGTAGCCGGAATTTATTTGTTTGCTGCTAGCTTATTGTCATTATTGACTTCATTAGCATTATGTTTTTGGGAAATCAACATATCAGTTGATGCTTTACGCCTTCATTTGAGTGATTTGACACACAAAGAACTTGAAAAAACACATCACCCAACTATTATTGACAAGTAA
- a CDS encoding sodium-dependent bicarbonate transport family permease codes for MNLDLLVENLTNPALLFFLLGIIAVYLKSDLEIPNNTSKFISLYLLFSIGFKGGQELAHSVFTLDIMWSVIFGITISILIPLYTFFILKRKFSIDNAGAIAAAYGSVSAVTFVTAVSFLEMQDYAFSGHMVAVMALMEAPAIIVGVILIRMFNKKNDSPSKISSIIKHSFTNGSVLLIIGSLIIGMLASDKQALGIKPFTTDIFKGFLAIFLLDMGIVSGRKLGDFFKSGWFSFVFAIVIPLINGSVVAYFSQLVTNDIGNRFIFAVLAASASYIAVPAAMKIAVPKANPGLFLPMALAVTFPFNITFGMPIYLSIIVG; via the coding sequence ATGAACTTAGATTTACTTGTAGAAAACCTAACAAATCCTGCCTTATTGTTTTTTTTGCTTGGCATAATAGCCGTATATCTCAAAAGTGATTTGGAAATACCAAACAATACTTCCAAGTTTATTTCTTTATATCTCCTCTTTTCAATTGGATTTAAGGGAGGTCAAGAACTCGCTCACAGTGTTTTTACTTTAGATATTATGTGGTCAGTGATTTTTGGAATAACAATTTCGATTTTAATACCCTTATATACTTTTTTTATTCTAAAAAGAAAGTTTAGTATTGATAATGCTGGAGCAATTGCAGCTGCTTATGGCTCAGTTAGTGCAGTAACATTTGTGACTGCAGTTTCATTTTTAGAAATGCAAGATTACGCTTTTAGCGGTCACATGGTAGCAGTAATGGCTCTTATGGAAGCTCCAGCCATTATCGTTGGTGTCATATTAATACGTATGTTTAATAAAAAAAATGATTCTCCTTCCAAAATAAGTTCAATAATAAAACATTCTTTTACAAACGGAAGTGTACTATTAATTATAGGCAGTTTAATCATCGGAATGTTAGCAAGTGATAAACAAGCTTTAGGAATAAAACCATTTACCACTGATATTTTTAAAGGTTTTTTGGCAATTTTTCTTCTAGATATGGGAATTGTGAGCGGAAGAAAATTAGGGGATTTTTTTAAAAGTGGTTGGTTTAGTTTTGTTTTCGCAATTGTAATACCTCTAATAAATGGATCTGTTGTTGCATACTTTAGTCAATTGGTCACAAATGATATCGGTAACCGATTCATATTTGCCGTGCTCGCAGCTAGTGCATCGTATATTGCAGTGCCTGCAGCTATGAAAATTGCTGTTCCAAAAGCCAATCCTGGTTTGTTTTTGCCCATGGCATTGGCTGTAACTTTTCCCTTTAATATTACATTTGGAATGCCAATTTACTTGTCAATAATAGTTGGGTGA
- a CDS encoding helix-turn-helix domain-containing protein has product MTKIAQELHLTQPTLSIQLKNFQDQFDIPLTEMIDRKLYVTILEIKLPIIQIK; this is encoded by the coding sequence ATTACCAAAATTGCACAAGAATTACATTTAACTCAACCAACACTTTCGATTCAGCTAAAAAATTTTCAAGATCAATTTGACATTCCACTTACAGAAATGATTGACCGAAAACTATATGTAACGATTTTGGAAATAAAATTGCCAATAATTCAAATAAAATAA
- a CDS encoding bifunctional 5,10-methylenetetrahydrofolate dehydrogenase/5,10-methenyltetrahydrofolate cyclohydrolase yields MQLLDGKKTSEDIKNEIAAEVQRMKADGQKVPHLAAVIVGSNGASLTYVGSKVRSCQQIGFESTLVALPEEITETELLAKIKDLNEDNDLDGYIVQLPLPKHIDEQKILMAIDPDKDVDGFHPANFGKMALDMETFLPATPYGIMELLKRYNVETAGKHTVVIGRSHIVGRPMSILMSRKGYPGDSTVTLTHSRTKNIEEYTKNADIIITALGVPNYLKANMVKDGVVVIDVGITRVEDNSNSKGYKITGDVDFEEVSKKASFITPVPGGVGPMTIAMLLKNTLLARQMRSNK; encoded by the coding sequence ATGCAACTATTAGACGGAAAAAAAACATCAGAAGATATTAAAAACGAAATCGCTGCCGAAGTTCAAAGAATGAAAGCAGACGGTCAAAAAGTACCTCATTTGGCCGCTGTTATAGTTGGTAGTAATGGAGCCAGTTTAACTTATGTAGGAAGCAAAGTTCGCTCATGCCAGCAAATAGGTTTTGAATCTACATTAGTAGCTTTACCGGAAGAAATTACCGAAACAGAACTATTAGCGAAGATAAAAGATTTAAATGAAGACAATGACCTCGATGGTTATATTGTTCAATTGCCTTTGCCAAAACACATTGACGAGCAAAAAATTTTGATGGCTATTGATCCAGACAAAGATGTAGATGGTTTTCATCCTGCCAATTTTGGTAAAATGGCTTTGGATATGGAAACATTTTTGCCAGCAACTCCTTATGGAATCATGGAATTATTGAAACGTTACAACGTAGAAACTGCTGGAAAACATACCGTAGTTATTGGACGCAGCCATATTGTGGGTCGCCCTATGAGTATTTTAATGAGTCGAAAAGGATATCCGGGAGATTCTACAGTAACACTTACACATAGTAGAACCAAAAATATCGAAGAATATACTAAAAATGCTGATATAATTATTACTGCTCTTGGAGTTCCAAATTACTTAAAAGCAAATATGGTAAAAGATGGGGTAGTTGTAATAGATGTTGGTATTACACGTGTTGAAGATAATTCAAACTCAAAAGGGTACAAAATTACAGGTGATGTAGATTTTGAAGAAGTAAGTAAGAAAGCTTCTTTTATTACTCCAGTTCCTGGAGGAGTGGGCCCAATGACCATTGCGATGTTATTAAAAAACACACTTTTAGCTCGTCAAATGAGAAGTAATAAATAA
- the ffh gene encoding signal recognition particle protein, whose translation MFDNLSDKLDKAFHILKGHGKITEVNVAETLKEVRRALLDADVNFKIAKDFTTKVKEKAIGQDVLTTLQPGQLLVKLVKDELTELMGGDVAGINLSGNPSIILMSGLQGSGKTTFSGKLANYLQTKKNKKPLLVACDIYRPAAIQQLYVVGDSIGVEVYSEPENKNPVEIAQNAIKHAKANGFNVVIVDTAGRLAVDKEMMDEIAKVHKAIQPQETLFVVDAMTGQDAVNTAKAFNDILNFDGVILTKLDGDTRGGAAISIKSVVNKPIKFVGTGEKMDAIDVFYPNRMAERILGMGDVVSLVERAQEQYDEDEARKIQKKIAKNEFGFDDFLSQIQQVKKMGNMKDLVGMIPGASKAMKDIEIEDDAFKHIEAIIHSMTPIERSKPAVIDVKRKARIAKGSGTKIEQVNQLMKQFEQMSKMMKMMQGPGGKNLMKMMGNMKGGMPGMR comes from the coding sequence ATGTTCGATAATTTAAGCGATAAACTAGACAAAGCCTTTCATATATTAAAAGGACACGGAAAAATCACCGAAGTAAACGTAGCCGAAACTTTAAAAGAAGTTCGTCGTGCTTTACTTGATGCCGATGTCAATTTTAAGATTGCAAAAGATTTTACCACTAAAGTAAAAGAAAAAGCAATAGGCCAAGATGTATTGACAACTCTTCAGCCAGGACAATTATTAGTGAAACTTGTCAAAGATGAGCTTACCGAATTGATGGGTGGAGATGTGGCAGGTATTAATCTTTCTGGTAATCCATCCATTATATTAATGTCGGGCTTACAAGGATCTGGAAAAACTACTTTTTCTGGTAAATTAGCCAATTATCTTCAAACAAAAAAGAACAAAAAACCACTTTTGGTGGCCTGTGACATTTATCGTCCTGCGGCAATTCAACAATTATATGTGGTAGGAGATTCAATTGGGGTAGAAGTTTATTCTGAACCTGAAAATAAAAATCCAGTTGAAATTGCACAAAATGCAATTAAACACGCCAAAGCTAATGGATTCAACGTAGTAATTGTCGATACAGCAGGTCGTTTGGCTGTGGATAAAGAAATGATGGATGAAATTGCCAAAGTGCATAAAGCTATTCAGCCACAAGAAACCTTATTTGTTGTCGACGCCATGACTGGCCAAGATGCCGTAAATACGGCTAAAGCATTCAATGATATTTTAAATTTTGATGGGGTTATTTTAACCAAATTAGATGGTGATACTCGTGGTGGAGCTGCAATTTCTATTAAATCAGTAGTCAACAAACCGATTAAGTTTGTGGGTACAGGTGAAAAAATGGATGCAATTGATGTTTTCTATCCAAATCGTATGGCTGAGCGTATCCTTGGTATGGGGGATGTTGTCTCTTTGGTGGAAAGAGCCCAAGAACAATATGATGAAGATGAAGCCAGAAAAATCCAAAAGAAAATTGCTAAAAATGAGTTTGGTTTCGATGATTTCTTGTCACAAATTCAGCAAGTCAAAAAAATGGGTAACATGAAAGACTTGGTAGGAATGATACCAGGAGCCTCCAAAGCAATGAAGGATATCGAAATCGAAGACGATGCTTTCAAACATATAGAAGCTATTATTCATTCAATGACTCCAATTGAAAGATCAAAACCAGCAGTAATAGATGTCAAAAGAAAAGCTAGAATTGCAAAAGGTTCAGGGACAAAAATCGAACAAGTGAATCAATTAATGAAACAGTTTGAGCAAATGAGCAAAATGATGAAGATGATGCAGGGTCCTGGTGGTAAAAACCTAATGAAAATGATGGGAAATATGAAAGGCGGAATGCCTGGAATGAGATAA